The nucleotide sequence ACAAAACTTGGATTAAATTTGCGAAATTGTGGTCTGAATAAACGGTGGCACTTCACTTTCATTGCAACGAACACTAAAAATCTTGGTGTGCTAAGGCACAAATTAAAGATATGCAACCAGATAGAAAATGTTGTTCCCGATCCTATTGTTTTAACAATACAGAGATTCTCCACTTTTTCATCCCAAGATGAAAAAAGTGCTAAATTGTTATCAGAATGTGGTATAAGTAATTCATCAGATTGGAATATCTCATTCAAACTCATAGAATCCGTAATAGTATCTATCCACTGTGCTTGGATAAGGGAATCAATCTTGTTAGCAATATCCGACATGCTACAATTTTCTACTGAACCACTCTCTTTGGATTCGGGCATGAATAACATAGAATATGGGGTATTCATGTCGGGTGTTGCTTTACCCTCCCTCGCTAAGTCGCGGATATTATTCAATTCCATCTGCGTATGGGACACAAATTCTGATAAGAATGTGTGTGCCTGTTCTGCATATATCGGACATTTCACAGATTCAGCCATTTCTGTGGCAATACGGACTCCTTCATTGTCATATATCCTGCTCGTAACAACGGCATCTACCCATTGATCAATCGGCATAATGTTACATACAATTTGAGCATTTAAGGCATCTTCCGCAGTGTTAATATCATCTCGTTTTGCCACACGCAACGTCATACTTGAGCCGTCGTTAGACTCATGCATTCTAAAGAATACAGTTGCCATGCCCTTTGACAAAAAATGTTTAATGTTTACGCTTGTAAGTTGGGACACCTCCCGTGTGATCTCTATGAACTTGTCTAAACTTAGTGGGCTACGTCCATCGTAATTCTCATCATGTACAATGCACATTGCGTATATGTCAGATTTAATATCGCTTATTGTTTTTTCTATGTAGTCTGATGCTTCTTTTTCTGCGTCATCAGGTGTGTGTTTTTCTGTTATGTGGAAGATTAGGTCAGTATTTAAAGGGTTAATGATAGTAGGGTTTTTTTGTAGCCATATTTCTATCATTTCATCTATCCCTTTATTTCTTAAATCTTTAATCGGAATTTCACTGATCCCATTATGTATTTTTAAATCCCAACTGGGAAAATATACAAATTGCCTACTATGTAATAGAAGCATTGTGTTGATTTGTGGTACAGATGGATTAAGAGTATCTAAAACTTCTTTTGAAGAACAGCCGTATAAGCATAGATTTTTATGTAAAGGGAAACATAAGTGCAACTCGTTATCATAAGTTGCTGTAAAATCAATGACATCTGGGCAAATAAAGAAATTATCATCGCTTGCAGTAAATGCTTTGAATCCAATGTTGCTTCCCATATTTCTAATAATCCCTAAATATGTGAAATAAGAGGCTATATGCATTGGAATAGACTCTACATCGTCCTTATTGGTAATATCTTCAGGTGCTATCATTTTGGCTGCTTGAATTATGCCATCTCTTACTGCAGGATCAAAAGCCATCATGTGTGCCATAAAACGCAACATCATTTCTGTTTTGTATTCGTATTCAGCTTGGTTTCTGAATGTCATTTGATTTTCTGAAACAATTTCAGAGAATATGTGGCTCGTTATACCATCCAATTGTGATACTTGAGGCTCTATACCCGAAAAATCATCTGAAACTCTATAAAAATCCTTTTGGACAGCCAGATTTTTTACATGAGTATTATATATTCCTTGACCTGATACAACATTAAGTGCGTGGCAATGCTTTGGATTATCTGGTATAGAAAATCCATCTAAATACCATTGTGATCTCCAATGATGTCTTCTTGGACCTTTTTGTTGTTTATTCATTCTTTTTTTCTCCTGAAATAATTTGCAATAAGTTGTACTGCCATCGGAAATTCGGGGCACCCCCTAAACCAAAAAACTTGGAACCTAACTTTGCTAATTTTTGGTCTAAATAAAGGGTGGCACTTCAGTATTTTTTCATTTTGACACGTCCAGCCGTGTTGTTCTACATATTCTTGCAACACATAACGGATAAGATTGTCTATTCCCTTGACTATCCAACTTTTCCCTCCATTTTCCTCGTGATATTTTGCGATCATCTCTCGGAACTCGTTGACAGTAAAATATCCCTCTCCTGGATATACCAACGGAATAAGATCTCTTATAATAGGCTTATTCAAATGTTTTCCTGCGTGTGGGTATTCAGAATTCATACCTCTACTTGTCCCCTATGAGTTATAAATTGAATTGTGTCTACTGACCATCACCGAATTGCTTTGTTGCAGATATGAAGGCAATCTGTCCTATTCGCATATATGACTTGTCCTCTGACAAACGACGATGTTTTCTTCGTGCATCGTTTTAGATGTTTCGCCTGCAATATTAGAAGGGCTGTTCTTCTTCGGCATCCGTTTGTTCGGTATGTTTCTGACGATGGTAGCCTTATGGACAAACCCATGCTGACGAAAGGCATCAACAACAAAATCGTCAGTCGGTAGCATAACTCCCTTGACTCGGCGATTCCCAACGACATAGCATATTGTCGCGTGCGGCGAACACACTTGTGCTATTGAATTGATGCTACGCTCAAGGTCAATGTAAAACGCAGACACTTCCTCCGCTCGCTTCTCATCAACCGAACGGATTTTCTCAACAGCAGACGATACCGGAGAGTTGGTCAATGTTTCTTTTGAACGAAGTCCGCCCATTGCGAGTTTGTCAACTTTGCGAGCATTTGGTAATCCTATCCATTCTGCTGCGAGCCGAGAAAATTGCCCATACGCGACGGTGGTCTGTGAGTCCCCGTAAGGAGGGGATGTAATCACTATATCATACCCGGCAGGTGGATGCGGTGTTGGGAGTTCACCTTGAACGGTATTTACCATAGATACCGATACTTTAACATTTTTTCGTCTTTCAAGGTAGGATGCCAATCCTTGCCGATTTCTACGCAATTTCTTGGTAAAGATGCCTAAAACGTCAGGCTTGAAGTCTTTAAGTTTGTTGGTAGGCATGCGATATAATTTAAACTCGCCATTCCGGGTATAGGATACCTCTCGAACGGTTTCTGAAAAAGCAATGAGTATGAAGTTCTGTAATGCTTTATCTCTTACATGGCTAATCCGAGCTCGGAGGTGGGCGAGAGTTCTGATAACTTCATCAGAGAACCAATACGCCAGATTTAGGATGTTGGGAATCGGAGGATCAGAGAGATTACTTTCTCGGTATCCAATCTCAAAGAGATACTCGTTTAATTCGGTTAGCGTTTCGTCTAAGGTGGACAAACAAACTGGAGTTGACTTGGCAGTCGCTATCAGACGCACGAGGGGATTAATGTCACATCCAACGCTATGCATACCGAATAGAGATGCCTCCACCAGAGAAGTGCCAGTGCCACAGTAAGGATCGAGAAGCCACCCATCTTCTGTGCCGTACTCCTTAAGCAGTTTCCGTGCGATCTGCGGGATCATCATTGCGGGGTACGTGTGGAAACAGTGGGTGTACTCTTTGGTATCCGCCTCTCGAAAGTCCCACGACTCGTCTTTATATTTCTTCAGATTCAATACACTCATAGCAGTCTTTCCGTATTATTAAAGCATAGATCCAAATATCGTCGATGAAGTCTAAAACCGGTCCCATGATTTCTAACGGCCCCATTTTTGTTTATATGCATTCTTAGATCAATGGCTATAGTACCATTCTTAATATATTCTAAGAATTTTTCCACAATTATACCGGTTAGTAAATATGCCTCTTTATACCAAAATTCTTCGTTTTCCCCTACTTTACGACTCTCTGCCTCAACCAACAGCACATTCGACAATTTCCTTTTCAAATCATCAATCAAAGAATCCAATTGCCATTCAATAGCACACAGACCGTCTATATGATAAAGCCTAACATAATCTTGCTCAACTTTGACGTAAAACCCTCGACTGTTCGGTTTACTTTTAGCCGTGTTGTATAACGCCCATCGTCCATTTTTATAATAACCGTACTGCTTAATCAATTCCTCCTGTTCTATTTTCCAAATGCTGTCATTGAAAGTGAACATCGTCAACAGACTGGTAGACTTAATTCTTCTGCTTTTCAGTTCTATATTTCCCAAGTCAGAATACCTAAGATTATTTTCCGCAACTCCAAGTAAGGTTTCTCTGAGTTCTATCCCCAAGTCAGGAGACCTAAGGTTATTTTCCGCAACTCCAAGTAAGGTTTCCAGTGTATAGCCGATGCCAGTGTTCCCTTTTCGCAGTGAAATGACATAGCCCATCCGGTTAATATCAGATAGTTTTTCTTTTAACGGGGTTATATCCATTGAAGAACCTCAATCTATTGTCAAAACCCACATCAAGAACAGAAAAGTTAACAGTGCACAAAGCGCACTCAGAGCCGCTGCCGTTGCGCTCACATGGACTGGATCATTCAAATACTTAACCATTTTTTCCATCTAAATTGGATTTCCCAGTTTCCAGTCCTTTCTCCCCCTGCAATGGTGGAAGGGTGGCAGAAACAGATGAGAGTCTGTTCGTTGCTGTGCCATCCAACTGGAATGTATTATTGTTATAGGGTGTTCACGTAGTTTCAGCAACGTAGTTCCTGATGCGACTCAGTTTCGGTAGAGACCGCCTCAAGCGAGGCGGATCGCATTCTCTACCAACTACGTTGAAAATAGTATAACGGTTTATGGGCTTTTTGTCAAGGAAAGAATGTGGAAAGTTTCAATCTAAAGCGGCTCAGTCCTATCATACATCACCATCATGTTACCCCTCTTGAGATACTACAAGTAGGGGTTCAGATCCCAGAGGAGAATGGAACCATCAAAACTCGCACTCGCCAACAGTTGGTTGTTTGGCGAAAAAGCGAGTCCCTGTACGTCCGTTGGGTGTCCCCAGAATGTGACAATATGCTTGCCTGTCTCAACTTCCCATACATGGATAGGGACCTTCTCAAAACCTCGCTCCCAAGCGGCACCGAATGCGAGGTACCGACCACAAGACGAAAACGTCAACGCATGCGTCTCCCGACACCTCGTCGGCAGCAATAGCCACCTGTAGATTTCACAACGTTCGAGATCCCACAACAGAATTCCCTTGGGATCTTCCCCACCGCACGCCACATACGAACCACACGGAGAATAGGCAAATCTGGATGCATGCCGAAAGGGTAAGGTGGTCAGGATTTCTCTCCGTCTGACATCCCACAAACAGATAGCACCTCCATACGATAGTTCCTCGGTTCTCGCTTCGGTGCAAGCCAGATACGAACCGCACGGAGAAAATCCTCGATTATCCCAAAGTCCCATAATTCCGCCGATTTCATCACCCGGAAACTCGCGAATTTCTTCACCGCGCTCCACGTCCCAGAGTCGGACAGACGGACGGTGATCCGTTTCACTGAGCAGCAATTTTCCGTCTGGACTGAATTCTAACGTCG is from Candidatus Poribacteria bacterium and encodes:
- a CDS encoding DNA methyltransferase, whose product is MSVLNLKKYKDESWDFREADTKEYTHCFHTYPAMMIPQIARKLLKEYGTEDGWLLDPYCGTGTSLVEASLFGMHSVGCDINPLVRLIATAKSTPVCLSTLDETLTELNEYLFEIGYRESNLSDPPIPNILNLAYWFSDEVIRTLAHLRARISHVRDKALQNFILIAFSETVREVSYTRNGEFKLYRMPTNKLKDFKPDVLGIFTKKLRRNRQGLASYLERRKNVKVSVSMVNTVQGELPTPHPPAGYDIVITSPPYGDSQTTVAYGQFSRLAAEWIGLPNARKVDKLAMGGLRSKETLTNSPVSSAVEKIRSVDEKRAEEVSAFYIDLERSINSIAQVCSPHATICYVVGNRRVKGVMLPTDDFVVDAFRQHGFVHKATIVRNIPNKRMPKKNSPSNIAGETSKTMHEENIVVCQRTSHICE